The following are encoded in a window of Ruminiclostridium herbifermentans genomic DNA:
- a CDS encoding DUF2326 domain-containing protein, which translates to MLVEIHCDEFMSYGKPRKPIIFHEGLNTVLGGQSADNSIGKSTFLLIIDYVFGGDTYKYSDAAHKLKNHFIKFAFKFDNQHYYFCRDIVNSEEVSVCDKNYNIQKTIPLQEFKDFLFSKYNINLPHVTFRDVVGRYFRIYGKDNHSEKKPLHSTSSEPAEKAITALEKLFNVFDRIQEYKTVESMKKDKFATFKKARKFELLPFSITTKRQYKENEKEIARLREALVNLTEQIDKDLSHDDLVHAEEASAIKAEITSIKRQRSRLLSQLKVVTKNLSGERVISESDIVELAQFFPEADIRKIKDINRFHGKMQQILSDEMTEEAERLRVLIESTEIEISRLEDDLRKLGIPANLSKRFLENYSEIERKINMLEAQNSAYINSTNLKEEVKIASENLRIAQEKELRFIESEINEQMVRFNDFIYDETRKAPVIDLDNGKRYEFYTPDDTGTGTSFKSLIIFDLSILKLTPLPAIAHDSLIFKNIGDAPIDKIMELYMQSKKQIFISLDKDGAYSEKTRSILNKTAVLHLNEGGDELFGRSWNKKDATQGGL; encoded by the coding sequence ATGTTAGTTGAAATACATTGTGATGAATTTATGTCCTATGGAAAGCCCCGAAAACCTATCATTTTCCATGAAGGACTTAATACTGTGCTCGGCGGCCAATCAGCAGATAATTCTATTGGTAAATCTACGTTCCTTCTAATCATAGATTATGTTTTTGGAGGCGATACTTACAAGTATTCAGATGCTGCACACAAACTGAAAAACCACTTTATTAAATTTGCTTTTAAGTTTGATAATCAACACTATTATTTTTGTAGAGATATTGTTAACAGTGAGGAGGTTTCTGTTTGCGATAAAAACTATAATATTCAAAAAACTATACCACTTCAGGAGTTTAAAGATTTTCTATTTTCAAAATACAATATTAATCTTCCTCATGTTACTTTTAGAGATGTTGTCGGGCGCTATTTCAGAATTTACGGTAAAGATAATCATTCTGAGAAAAAGCCTCTCCACTCAACCAGCTCAGAACCAGCTGAAAAGGCAATCACTGCTTTAGAAAAACTTTTTAATGTTTTTGATAGAATTCAAGAATATAAAACGGTTGAGTCAATGAAGAAAGATAAGTTTGCAACATTTAAAAAGGCAAGGAAATTTGAGCTTTTGCCCTTCTCAATTACAACAAAACGTCAGTATAAAGAAAATGAAAAGGAAATTGCAAGATTACGGGAAGCTTTAGTTAATCTCACAGAACAAATAGACAAAGATTTATCACATGATGATCTAGTCCATGCGGAAGAAGCGTCAGCCATAAAAGCTGAAATAACCTCTATTAAGAGGCAGAGAAGCAGACTATTATCTCAACTTAAAGTTGTAACAAAAAACTTGAGTGGCGAACGCGTTATATCTGAAAGCGATATAGTTGAATTAGCGCAATTCTTTCCAGAGGCGGATATAAGAAAAATTAAAGATATTAACAGATTTCATGGTAAGATGCAGCAAATATTAAGCGACGAAATGACTGAAGAGGCGGAAAGATTGCGGGTATTAATTGAGTCTACTGAAATAGAAATATCTAGACTTGAAGATGATTTACGGAAACTTGGTATTCCTGCGAATCTTTCAAAACGTTTTTTAGAAAATTATTCAGAAATAGAACGAAAAATCAATATGCTGGAAGCACAAAATAGTGCCTATATTAATTCAACTAATCTAAAGGAGGAGGTAAAAATAGCCTCTGAAAATCTTAGAATAGCCCAAGAAAAAGAACTGCGTTTTATAGAGAGCGAAATTAATGAGCAGATGGTCCGTTTCAATGATTTTATTTATGATGAAACCCGTAAGGCTCCTGTTATTGATTTAGATAATGGAAAGAGATATGAATTTTACACTCCTGACGATACCGGTACGGGGACTTCATTTAAAAGCCTTATTATTTTTGACTTGAGCATTCTTAAATTAACTCCACTACCTGCTATTGCTCACGATTCTCTAATTTTTAAAAACATAGGTGATGCTCCGATTGACAAGATAATGGAGTTGTATATGCAAAGTAAAAAACAGATTTTCATCTCTCTTGATAAAGATGGTGCTTACTCTGAAAAAACAAGGTCTATACTTAACAAAACAGCCGTATTGCATCTTAATGAAGGCGGCGATGAATTATTTGGTCGCTCTTGGAACAAAAAAGATGCGACCCAAGGAGGCTTATAA
- a CDS encoding helix-turn-helix domain-containing protein yields the protein MYISYNKLWKLLIDKNMNKQDLKKLSGVSSASIAKLGKGENITTDVLVKICKALDCDITDIMELIHEEKK from the coding sequence ATGTATATAAGTTATAACAAACTATGGAAGCTGCTAATTGACAAAAATATGAATAAGCAAGATCTAAAAAAACTGAGCGGTGTTAGTTCTGCCTCTATTGCAAAACTAGGTAAAGGCGAAAACATCACTACAGATGTATTAGTCAAAATCTGTAAAGCACTTGATTGTGATATAACAGATATTATGGAGTTAATTCACGAAGAGAAGAAATGA
- a CDS encoding type I restriction-modification system subunit M produces MNIQQQRKYGKEAFYMDNQTYNSIVNFIWGIADDCLRDVYVRGKYRDVILPMTVIRRLDAVLEETKPAVLEMKKKLDEAGITNQTAALCNTAGQSFCNSSPFCLRDLTSRAKKQTLKADFIAYLDGFSPNVQEILDKFKFRNQIDTMIDADILGAVIEKFVSPTINLSPNPVYKDDEKKEIRLPGLDNHTMGVIFEELIRRFNEENNEEAGEHFTPRDVVELMADLIFVPVADKIKDATYSCYDGACGTGGMLTVAQDRLMELAEKAGKKVSIHLFGQEINPETYAIAKSDLLLQGQGDQADHIGFGSTLSNDQFPTYQFDFMLSNPPYGKSWKVDADKLGGKKDIMDSRFVTNFADDPNFSMIPRTSDGQLLFLLNNVAKMKKTTELGSRIAEVHNGSSLFTGDAGQGESNARRYMIENDLVEAIIALPENMFYNTGIGTFIWILSNNKAEHRKGKIQLIDATSLKSPLRKNLGKKNCEFTSEIRRQILDLYMAFEENEYSKIFDNNEFGYWKVTVLRPAYNEDGTIQKDKKGKPVVNKELTDTEQIPFTYEGGIEAFFEKEVKPFAPDAWIDEKKTKIGYEISFTKYFYKPIQLRTLEEITADIRSLEEETDGLLAEIIGG; encoded by the coding sequence ATGAACATTCAACAACAAAGAAAATATGGAAAGGAAGCGTTTTATATGGATAACCAAACCTATAATTCAATAGTAAACTTTATTTGGGGAATAGCCGACGATTGTCTGCGAGACGTATATGTACGAGGTAAATATAGAGATGTAATCCTGCCTATGACAGTAATCCGCAGATTAGATGCTGTATTAGAGGAAACTAAACCTGCTGTTCTTGAAATGAAAAAGAAACTAGACGAGGCAGGTATCACCAATCAGACTGCTGCACTATGCAATACAGCTGGACAGTCATTTTGCAACAGTTCACCTTTTTGCTTGCGTGATTTAACCTCTAGAGCAAAGAAACAAACTTTAAAGGCAGATTTTATAGCGTATTTGGATGGTTTCTCTCCTAATGTTCAAGAGATATTAGATAAATTCAAATTCCGCAACCAGATAGACACTATGATCGATGCAGATATACTTGGTGCTGTTATCGAAAAATTTGTATCACCTACAATCAATTTAAGTCCCAACCCGGTTTATAAAGATGATGAAAAGAAGGAAATTCGTCTGCCTGGTCTTGATAACCATACCATGGGGGTAATATTTGAAGAACTTATTCGCCGCTTTAATGAAGAAAACAATGAAGAGGCCGGAGAACACTTTACCCCTCGTGATGTTGTCGAATTAATGGCTGATCTTATTTTTGTACCAGTAGCGGATAAAATTAAGGATGCAACTTACTCATGCTATGATGGGGCTTGCGGCACAGGTGGTATGCTTACCGTAGCCCAAGACCGCCTGATGGAGCTTGCTGAAAAAGCTGGCAAGAAAGTATCTATTCATCTTTTTGGCCAGGAAATAAATCCAGAAACGTATGCTATAGCTAAGTCTGATTTATTATTACAAGGCCAAGGAGATCAGGCGGACCATATTGGGTTTGGTTCCACCCTCTCTAACGACCAATTTCCTACCTACCAGTTCGACTTCATGCTAAGTAATCCACCGTATGGTAAATCATGGAAAGTTGATGCGGATAAGCTCGGTGGCAAGAAAGATATTATGGACAGTCGTTTTGTGACCAACTTTGCTGATGATCCTAATTTCAGTATGATTCCAAGAACAAGTGACGGACAGTTACTTTTCCTACTCAACAATGTTGCAAAAATGAAGAAAACTACCGAGTTAGGTAGCCGTATCGCAGAAGTGCATAATGGTTCCTCCTTATTTACAGGTGATGCCGGACAAGGTGAAAGTAATGCCCGACGCTATATGATAGAGAACGACCTTGTAGAAGCGATTATTGCGCTACCAGAAAATATGTTCTATAACACAGGAATTGGCACTTTTATTTGGATTCTTTCTAACAATAAAGCTGAACACAGAAAGGGTAAGATTCAACTTATAGATGCTACTTCTTTAAAGTCGCCTCTTCGTAAAAACCTTGGGAAAAAGAACTGTGAGTTCACTTCTGAGATTAGGCGCCAGATTTTGGATTTATATATGGCTTTTGAGGAAAATGAGTATAGCAAAATTTTTGATAACAACGAGTTTGGTTATTGGAAAGTAACTGTTCTTCGCCCTGCATACAACGAAGATGGCACTATTCAAAAAGATAAAAAAGGAAAACCTGTTGTCAATAAAGAGCTAACAGATACAGAACAAATACCTTTTACCTATGAAGGTGGCATCGAAGCTTTCTTTGAAAAAGAAGTAAAACCCTTTGCTCCTGATGCATGGATTGATGAGAAAAAAACAAAGATCGGTTATGAAATTAGTTTTACAAAATATTTCTATAAACCGATTCAGCTAAGAACACTAGAAGAAATAACAGCAGATATTCGTTCACTCGAAGAAGAGACAGACGGATTACTTGCTGAGATTATAGGGGGTTGA
- a CDS encoding restriction endonuclease subunit S, with translation MLKPYAKYKETPALWLNSIPDHWESHKIRELFVERSEKVSDKDYSPLSVSKAGVVPQIATVAKTNNGDNRKLVRKGDFVINSRSDRRGSSGISNYDGSVSLINIVLKPRSFVNGRYMHYLLKSHYFIEEFYRNGRGIVADLWTTRYTEMKSIYLPVPSIEEQDQIVRFLDWKLAKINKLIRAKKKQIALLNEQKQVIINNALTKGLDSHAKLKESGISGLGSIPSSWSVKPLKYWAKSNLQSLNSSTEADFEFDYLDISSVGFGYVKQEPVHYRFDEAPSRARRIVKYGDTIISTVRTYLRSMCFIDHDIEHCIVSTGFSVLSPIKETVLPEILSYALSSDYFVNEVIKNSIGVSYPAINDKKLLSLKVALPSTIEEQLQLYNEIKSKTTLLDKGILSIKHQVTRLEEYRTRLISDVVTGKVDLRDIEIPEYEADSDETIDDEIDDNLVLDEEDGEMEVE, from the coding sequence ATGTTGAAACCCTATGCGAAATATAAAGAAACACCTGCTCTATGGCTTAATAGTATCCCAGACCACTGGGAATCTCATAAAATACGTGAACTTTTTGTGGAAAGAAGTGAAAAAGTATCAGATAAGGATTATTCACCTCTTTCTGTAAGTAAAGCTGGGGTTGTCCCTCAAATTGCTACTGTTGCAAAAACAAATAATGGTGATAATCGTAAACTTGTTAGAAAAGGAGATTTTGTAATAAATAGTCGTTCGGATAGAAGAGGTTCCAGCGGCATATCCAATTATGATGGTTCTGTTTCACTAATTAACATAGTGTTAAAGCCACGCTCTTTTGTTAATGGTCGATATATGCATTATCTGCTTAAAAGCCATTATTTTATCGAAGAGTTTTACAGAAATGGTCGAGGAATTGTTGCTGACCTGTGGACAACTAGATATACAGAAATGAAATCTATATATCTGCCAGTTCCAAGCATTGAGGAACAAGACCAGATCGTGCGTTTTCTTGACTGGAAGCTTGCTAAAATCAATAAACTAATTCGAGCAAAGAAAAAGCAGATTGCATTATTAAATGAACAGAAGCAGGTTATTATCAATAACGCACTTACAAAGGGGCTAGATTCCCACGCTAAGTTGAAGGAAAGTGGAATTTCCGGGCTAGGGAGTATTCCATCCTCGTGGAGTGTTAAACCCTTAAAATATTGGGCTAAAAGCAATTTACAATCACTTAACTCGTCAACTGAAGCAGATTTTGAATTTGATTATTTAGATATTAGTTCTGTCGGTTTTGGCTATGTTAAACAAGAACCCGTACATTATAGATTTGATGAAGCTCCTTCACGAGCAAGAAGAATTGTAAAGTATGGAGATACTATTATTTCAACAGTTAGAACTTATCTTCGTTCTATGTGTTTTATTGATCATGATATAGAGCATTGTATTGTTTCCACTGGCTTTTCTGTTCTATCACCTATCAAAGAAACAGTATTGCCAGAAATATTATCTTATGCATTGAGCTCCGATTACTTTGTTAATGAGGTAATAAAAAATTCAATAGGTGTTTCTTATCCTGCAATAAACGATAAAAAGTTATTAAGCTTAAAAGTTGCTCTCCCCTCAACAATAGAAGAACAACTACAGCTTTATAATGAAATTAAATCAAAAACAACTCTATTAGATAAAGGAATTTTATCAATCAAACACCAAGTTACTCGTTTAGAGGAATATCGTACCCGCCTTATTTCCGATGTGGTAACGGGAAAAGTCGATTTACGTGATATCGAAATACCTGAATATGAAGCCGACTCTGATGAAACTATCGACGATGAAATTGATGATAATCTCGTCTTAGATGAAGAAGACGGAGAAATGGAGGTGGAATAA
- a CDS encoding TFIIB-type zinc ribbon-containing protein, with product MKKTEKWRWNNMSDDFHMEISIPADNDGYILLQCPNCGTFFKATPSDIEDDGVLELFCPSCGLVGEDYITEDVLELAMAMAQNKAMDMIHEEFKKMERQFRKGPVTFKAGKRPKHEPENPVRSGIEALEIVSFPCCKRTAKVKPILSMTGCYCPFCGVKNYEVE from the coding sequence ATGAAGAAGACGGAGAAATGGAGGTGGAATAACATGAGCGACGATTTTCATATGGAAATATCTATACCAGCAGATAACGATGGATATATACTTTTGCAATGCCCCAACTGTGGTACTTTCTTCAAAGCTACTCCTTCTGATATTGAGGACGATGGCGTACTTGAACTTTTTTGTCCAAGTTGTGGCCTTGTAGGAGAAGACTACATTACAGAGGATGTATTAGAGTTGGCTATGGCAATGGCGCAAAACAAGGCGATGGACATGATCCACGAAGAATTTAAAAAAATGGAGCGTCAATTTAGGAAAGGACCTGTTACTTTTAAGGCTGGAAAACGTCCCAAGCATGAGCCTGAAAATCCAGTTCGTTCTGGCATTGAAGCTCTAGAAATCGTATCATTTCCGTGTTGCAAGCGCACTGCCAAAGTAAAGCCTATTCTAAGTATGACCGGGTGCTACTGCCCGTTTTGTGGGGTGAAAAATTATGAAGTTGAATAG